In Acipenser ruthenus chromosome 15, fAciRut3.2 maternal haplotype, whole genome shotgun sequence, a genomic segment contains:
- the LOC131697580 gene encoding paired box protein Pax-9-like isoform X1 → MLRSLLLVQRITYFLPTLAFAPWREGVLETAPLAKAPFRKHFVIIGVLNAMEPAFGEVNQLGGVFVNGRPLPNAIRLRIVELAQLGIRPCDISRQLRVSHGCVSKILARYNETGSILPGAIGGSKPRVTTPTVVKHIRTYKQRDPGIFAWEIRDRLLADGVCDKFNLPSVSSISRILRNKIGNLSQQNNYESNKAVHHPPPQPSLPYNHIYSYPSPIAAAGAKVPTPPGVPAIPGHMAMHRIWPSSHSVTDILGIRSITEQQISDSSSYPSAKVEDWSTLNRSNFHPSTSPVVNGMDKAQLEQEAKHAQTLNGLPTVNSFVSAPSMAPYHPPTQVSPYMAYSATTSGYVTGHTWQHPSGSALSPHSCDIPASLRFKSMLTAREGSHPVTASVL, encoded by the exons ATGCTACGATCTTTATTACTCGTACAGCGGATAACGTACTTTCTCCCTACACTTGCATTTGCACCCTGGAGAGAAGGAGTTCTGGAAACTGCACCACTTGCAAAAGCGCCATTCCGAAAACACTTTGTCATTATTGGTGTACTAAACGCAATGG AGCCCGCCTTTGGGGAGGTGAATCAGCTAGGAGGTGTTTTTGTCAATGGCAGACCCCTACCCAATGCCATCCGGTTGAGGATTGTTGAACTTGCACAGTTGGGCATCAGACCTTGTGACATCAGTAGACAACTGCGGGTTTCCCATGGTTGTGTGAGCAAGATTCTGGCCCGCTACAACGAAACTGGTTCCATCTTACCTGGAGCCATCGGAGGCAGTAAGCCCAGGGTGACGACCCCGACCGTGGTCAAACATATCCGGACATACAAGCAAAGGGACCCCGGTATCTTCGCTTGGGAGATCCGGGACCGACTTTTGGCTGACGGGGTGTGCGATAAATTCAACCTCCCCTCAGTAAGCTCCATCAGTAGGATCCTTCGCAACAAGATCGGGAATCTGTCCCAGCAGAATAATTACGAATCAAACAAGGCGGTGCACCACCCTCCACCTCAACCTAGTCTCCCGTACAATCATATCTACTCATACCCAAGTCCCATCGCTGCAGCTGGTGCTAAAGTGCCAACTCCCCCCGGGGTACCAGCCATTCCAGGACACATGGCTATGCACAGGATATGGCCTTCATCACATTCTGTTACCGATATTCTGGGCATCAGATCAATAACAGAGCAACAAA TTAGTGACAGTTCTTCCTATCCCAGCGCCAAAGTAGAAGATTGGAGCACACTTAACAGAAGTAATTTTCATCCTTCAACCTCACCTGTAGTCAATGGCATGGATAAAGCCCAGTTAGAACAAGAAGCCAAACATGCACAG ACGCTGAATGGATTGCCCACAGTGAACAGCTTTGTCTCGGCACCCAGCATGGCGCCCTACCACCCACCAACCCAAGTGTCACCCTACATGGCGTACAGCGCCACCACGTCGGGCTATGTGACAGGTCACACATGGCAGCACCCCAGTGGCAGTGCTCTCTCTCCCCACAGCTGTGACATCCCAGCATCACTTCGCTTCAAAAGCATGCTGACAGCCAGAGAAGGTAGCCACCCTGTCACTGCCTCAGTTCTCTAA
- the LOC131697580 gene encoding paired box protein Pax-9-like isoform X2, which produces MLRSLLLVQRITYFLPTLAFAPWREGVLETAPLAKAPFRKHFVIIGVLNAMEPAFGEVNQLGGVFVNGRPLPNAIRLRIVELAQLGIRPCDISRQLRVSHGCVSKILARYNETGSILPGAIGGSKPRVTTPTVVKHIRTYKQRDPGIFAWEIRDRLLADGVCDKFNLPSVSSISRILRNKIGNLSQQNNYESNKAVHHPPPQPSLPYNHIYSYPSPIAAAGAKVPTPPGVPAIPGHMAMHRIWPSSHSVTDILGIRSITEQQNAEWIAHSEQLCLGTQHGALPPTNPSVTLHGVQRHHVGLCDRSHMAAPQWQCSLSPQL; this is translated from the exons ATGCTACGATCTTTATTACTCGTACAGCGGATAACGTACTTTCTCCCTACACTTGCATTTGCACCCTGGAGAGAAGGAGTTCTGGAAACTGCACCACTTGCAAAAGCGCCATTCCGAAAACACTTTGTCATTATTGGTGTACTAAACGCAATGG AGCCCGCCTTTGGGGAGGTGAATCAGCTAGGAGGTGTTTTTGTCAATGGCAGACCCCTACCCAATGCCATCCGGTTGAGGATTGTTGAACTTGCACAGTTGGGCATCAGACCTTGTGACATCAGTAGACAACTGCGGGTTTCCCATGGTTGTGTGAGCAAGATTCTGGCCCGCTACAACGAAACTGGTTCCATCTTACCTGGAGCCATCGGAGGCAGTAAGCCCAGGGTGACGACCCCGACCGTGGTCAAACATATCCGGACATACAAGCAAAGGGACCCCGGTATCTTCGCTTGGGAGATCCGGGACCGACTTTTGGCTGACGGGGTGTGCGATAAATTCAACCTCCCCTCAGTAAGCTCCATCAGTAGGATCCTTCGCAACAAGATCGGGAATCTGTCCCAGCAGAATAATTACGAATCAAACAAGGCGGTGCACCACCCTCCACCTCAACCTAGTCTCCCGTACAATCATATCTACTCATACCCAAGTCCCATCGCTGCAGCTGGTGCTAAAGTGCCAACTCCCCCCGGGGTACCAGCCATTCCAGGACACATGGCTATGCACAGGATATGGCCTTCATCACATTCTGTTACCGATATTCTGGGCATCAGATCAATAACAGAGCAACAAA ACGCTGAATGGATTGCCCACAGTGAACAGCTTTGTCTCGGCACCCAGCATGGCGCCCTACCACCCACCAACCCAAGTGTCACCCTACATGGCGTACAGCGCCACCACGTCGGGCTATGTGACAGGTCACACATGGCAGCACCCCAGTGGCAGTGCTCTCTCTCCCCACAGCTGTGA